In Candidatus Cohnella colombiensis, one DNA window encodes the following:
- the fusA gene encoding elongation factor G, whose product MAREFSLQNTRNIGIMAHIDAGKTTTTERILFYTGRVHKIGETHEGSATMDWMEQEQERGITITSAATTAQWHGHRINIIDTPGHVDFTVEVERSLRVLDGAVGVFSAKEGVEPQSETVWRQADRYGVPRIAYINKMDIIGADYLNVVKDMKERLNANAVAIQLPMGAEDTFVGMIDLIERVAYIYKDDQGKDPEKIEIPAQYLEQVEELRSIMVEKIAELDEDLTMKFLEGEEISIPELKAALRKGVCSVKIFPVVCGSSYRNKGVQPMLDAVVDFLPSPLDVPAIVGHLDDGTETTRESSDSAPFAALAFKIMTDPYVGRLTFFRVYSGILSAGSYVSNATKGKRERVGRILQMHANSRQEISEVHAGDIAAAVGLKDTTTGDTLCDEKNLVILESMNFPEPVIQLAVEPKTKADQDKMGIALQKLSEEDPTFRAHTDEETGQTIIAGMGELHLEVLVDRMRREFKVETNVGKPQVAYRETFRVPAKVEGKFVRQSGGRGQYGHCWIEFEPREPGEGFLFENKVVGGSVPREFISPVQAGIEESMKNGVLAGFPLVDIKATIVDGSYHDVDSSEMAFKIAGSMALKAAKDKCSPCLLEPIMKVEVTAPEEYMGDIMGMLNSRRGRIEGMDSRYGAQIIRAKVPLAEMFGYSTTLRSGTQGRGVFSMELSHYEEVPKSISEEIISKHKGA is encoded by the coding sequence ATGGCAAGAGAGTTCTCCTTGCAAAATACGCGGAATATCGGGATTATGGCGCATATTGATGCGGGTAAAACCACGACAACTGAACGGATTCTGTTCTACACCGGTCGCGTACACAAAATCGGCGAAACGCATGAAGGTTCCGCGACGATGGACTGGATGGAACAGGAGCAAGAACGCGGTATCACGATTACGTCTGCCGCAACTACTGCTCAGTGGCATGGTCACCGTATTAATATTATCGACACACCGGGTCACGTTGACTTTACGGTAGAAGTCGAACGCTCCCTACGCGTATTGGACGGGGCTGTTGGTGTATTTAGTGCTAAAGAAGGCGTAGAGCCACAATCCGAAACGGTATGGCGTCAAGCTGACCGTTACGGTGTTCCTCGGATCGCTTATATCAACAAGATGGATATCATCGGTGCGGATTACCTGAATGTTGTTAAAGACATGAAGGAACGCTTAAATGCTAACGCTGTAGCGATCCAATTACCGATGGGTGCTGAAGACACATTTGTAGGGATGATCGACCTGATTGAACGGGTTGCTTATATCTACAAAGATGATCAAGGCAAAGACCCTGAGAAGATTGAAATCCCTGCACAATACTTGGAGCAAGTGGAAGAACTGCGAAGCATCATGGTAGAAAAAATCGCAGAACTGGACGAAGATCTGACGATGAAGTTTCTTGAAGGTGAAGAAATCAGCATCCCAGAACTAAAGGCAGCACTTCGTAAGGGCGTCTGTTCAGTTAAAATTTTCCCAGTAGTATGTGGATCTTCGTATCGGAACAAGGGCGTCCAACCGATGTTGGATGCAGTTGTAGATTTCCTTCCTTCACCCCTAGATGTTCCAGCGATTGTTGGTCATCTTGATGATGGTACGGAAACGACTCGTGAATCCTCAGACTCAGCGCCATTCGCAGCATTAGCATTCAAAATTATGACTGACCCTTACGTTGGTCGTCTGACATTCTTCCGTGTATATTCTGGCATACTGAGCGCAGGTTCATATGTTAGTAATGCAACGAAGGGCAAACGTGAGCGCGTCGGCCGTATTCTGCAAATGCATGCGAATAGCCGTCAAGAAATTAGTGAAGTTCATGCAGGTGATATTGCTGCAGCTGTTGGTCTTAAGGATACGACGACTGGTGATACACTGTGTGATGAGAAAAACCTGGTAATTCTTGAATCGATGAACTTCCCAGAACCAGTTATCCAGCTTGCGGTTGAGCCGAAAACAAAGGCTGACCAAGATAAGATGGGTATCGCTCTGCAGAAGCTGTCTGAGGAAGATCCTACGTTCCGTGCTCACACGGACGAAGAAACTGGCCAGACAATCATTGCAGGAATGGGTGAGCTTCACTTAGAAGTTCTAGTTGACCGTATGCGTCGTGAATTCAAAGTTGAAACGAATGTTGGTAAACCACAAGTTGCTTACCGTGAAACATTCCGTGTTCCTGCGAAGGTCGAAGGCAAATTCGTTCGTCAATCTGGCGGACGCGGTCAATACGGACATTGCTGGATCGAATTCGAACCACGTGAACCAGGTGAAGGCTTCTTGTTCGAGAACAAGGTTGTCGGTGGCTCCGTTCCACGTGAGTTCATTTCTCCTGTTCAAGCTGGTATTGAAGAATCTATGAAAAATGGTGTTCTTGCAGGCTTCCCGCTTGTAGATATCAAAGCTACGATCGTAGATGGTTCATACCATGACGTCGATTCCTCGGAAATGGCGTTTAAGATTGCTGGATCGATGGCACTTAAAGCGGCTAAGGATAAGTGTAGTCCTTGCTTGCTAGAGCCAATCATGAAGGTAGAAGTTACTGCTCCGGAAGAGTACATGGGCGATATTATGGGTATGCTTAACTCTCGTCGTGGACGTATCGAAGGAATGGATTCGCGTTACGGCGCGCAAATCATTCGTGCGAAGGTACCATTGGCTGAGATGTTCGGATATTCCACAACACTTCGTTCAGGTACACAAGGGCGTGGCGTGTTCTCAATGGAACTTTCTCATTATGAAGAAGTTCCGAAGTCGATTTCTGAAGAAATCATTTCTAAGCACAAAGGTGCTTAA
- the rpsG gene encoding 30S ribosomal protein S7: MPRKGPVTKRDVLPDPLYNSKLVTRLVNRIMIDGKKGVAQQLLYDAFTLIQERSGKDAMEVFEAAIKNIMPVLEVKARRVGGANYQVPIEVKPERRTSLGLRWLVNYSRNRGEKTMEERLAAEILDASNNTGAAVKKREDTHKMAEANKAFAHYRW; this comes from the coding sequence ATGCCACGTAAAGGACCAGTAACAAAACGCGATGTTCTTCCGGATCCGTTGTACAATAGCAAGCTTGTAACACGTCTTGTTAACCGCATCATGATCGACGGTAAGAAAGGTGTTGCGCAACAGCTTCTATATGATGCATTTACGCTAATACAAGAGCGTTCTGGTAAAGATGCGATGGAGGTTTTCGAAGCCGCTATCAAGAACATCATGCCAGTCCTTGAAGTTAAAGCACGCCGTGTAGGTGGTGCAAACTATCAAGTTCCAATCGAGGTTAAGCCTGAGCGTCGCACGTCCCTAGGACTGCGTTGGCTCGTTAACTACTCCCGCAACCGCGGTGAGAAGACGATGGAAGAACGTTTGGCTGCTGAAATCCTGGATGCTTCCAACAACACGGGAGCTGCAGTGAAGAAGCGTGAGGACACGCATAAGATGGCGGAAGCGAACAAAGCATTCGCTCACTACCGTTGGTAG
- the rpsL gene encoding 30S ribosomal protein S12, whose product MPTINQLVRKGRQPKVVKSKSPALQKGFNALKREETDLSAPQKRGVCTRVGTMTPKKPNSALRKYARVRLTNRVEVTAYIPGIGHNLQEHSVVLIRGGRVKDLPGVRYHIVRGALDTAGVNNRMQARSKYGTKRPKVKKS is encoded by the coding sequence CCTAAGGTTGTAAAATCCAAGTCACCAGCACTTCAAAAAGGTTTTAACGCCTTGAAGCGCGAAGAGACGGATTTAAGCGCTCCTCAAAAGCGTGGTGTATGTACTCGTGTAGGTACTATGACGCCTAAGAAACCGAACTCTGCACTTCGTAAATATGCTCGTGTACGTTTAACGAACCGTGTCGAGGTGACAGCGTATATCCCAGGGATTGGCCACAACTTACAAGAACATAGCGTTGTTCTTATTCGTGGCGGTCGTGTAAAAGACCTTCCAGGGGTTCGTTATCACATCGTTCGCGGTGCATTGGATACTGCGGGTGTAAACAATCGTATGCAGGCTCGTTCCAAATACGGTACTAAGAGACCTAAAGTTAAGAAGTCCTAA